A DNA window from Luteolibacter luteus contains the following coding sequences:
- a CDS encoding LamG domain-containing protein, which produces MKKSSSILLASLLAMPLSQGAIVTGLVGYWGFEDSTTNGGSGGSAFDGVLMGNAATTGTVRAGSGALLLDGSGDYLDITSTVDVNQPWTVSAWFNSDVAPTGRGMVFESSGSFAMSFGIREGTPATNTNFQAFADAATGGDPSGDFQIGDAATIGAWHHILLAFTPSTSTTSGSITGYLDGTQSYNLTVPTGVSLVAANGFHIGTYRSANDRWFDGSIDEVGMWNRTLSPAEAASVYRAGQAGLAIPEPSVAMLGSLGLILLFRRRAS; this is translated from the coding sequence ATGAAAAAGAGCTCTTCCATTCTCCTCGCGTCCCTTCTTGCCATGCCGCTCTCACAAGGAGCCATCGTCACCGGCTTGGTCGGTTACTGGGGCTTTGAAGATAGCACCACGAACGGCGGCAGCGGAGGCTCTGCCTTCGACGGCGTCCTGATGGGAAATGCAGCGACCACCGGCACGGTCAGGGCCGGCAGTGGCGCACTCCTGCTCGATGGCAGCGGCGACTATCTGGACATCACTTCCACCGTTGACGTGAATCAGCCGTGGACAGTCTCCGCATGGTTCAACTCGGATGTCGCCCCCACGGGACGCGGTATGGTCTTCGAGAGTTCCGGCAGTTTCGCCATGTCTTTCGGCATCCGTGAAGGCACCCCGGCGACAAACACAAACTTCCAAGCCTTCGCCGATGCTGCCACGGGCGGCGATCCTTCGGGCGACTTCCAGATCGGTGATGCCGCCACGATCGGAGCATGGCACCACATCCTGCTCGCCTTCACGCCCTCCACCTCCACCACCAGTGGCTCGATCACCGGCTATCTCGATGGAACACAATCCTACAACCTGACCGTTCCAACCGGAGTGAGCTTGGTCGCGGCGAATGGTTTTCACATCGGCACCTATCGAAGCGCAAACGATCGCTGGTTCGATGGATCCATTGATGAGGTCGGCATGTGGAACCGGACACTCAGCCCTGCGGAAGCAGCAAGTGTCTATCGAGCGGGCCAAGCCGGCCTCGCGATTCCCGAACCCTCGGTGGCGATGCTCGGCAGTCTCGGCCTCATACTGCTCTTCCGCCGTCGCGCCTCCTGA
- a CDS encoding DUF707 domain-containing protein, whose protein sequence is MSQSQQVSFYASEEFYQRQGGTLVCGSIQEGRVQEVAQRLGDHSILLLTHQPGEAARLEDKELLDTWSIPSGVPGELLHGQGSHCLALLELSEDLEWDYLWYVHHNVSFLGNWSEFFASFGDSKADFIAPWVRSRQSEPNWYWWESFKTPPGGNMLPEESQFAALSTIFRISRKALEEVRAAIASGWRGHCEAVFPTAVAEAGLVVEDMGSYGSHTPDSRRGLYYSKTTFNAEAVRGHTTGFLHYPVHFPVMPPSPQRFRPATKDIPKILYFSPIGPAAPGLLHDTVARFRQVSAEIRLVEYQSPGIAYPDGCSVAYDKGQKWELVRRHLDPETIKEFDYVFVWDDDIGIANFDVLRFVKIMESNRLAMAQPSLVSPHPICHDITRQQQCPPALGSLNRVGRLTNFVEIMVPVFTRESWAEFYSYLTPAARLGWGFDSLLLGRKGIVDCMHVVHTRPCSQYGSGATIEMREFLNSQALFECSHQNLGHLLEEPIAAS, encoded by the coding sequence ATGTCCCAGTCCCAGCAAGTTTCTTTCTATGCCTCCGAGGAGTTTTACCAGCGTCAAGGCGGCACTTTGGTCTGCGGCAGCATCCAAGAAGGACGTGTCCAGGAAGTGGCGCAGCGGCTGGGTGATCATTCGATTTTGCTTCTAACTCATCAACCGGGTGAGGCTGCCCGGCTTGAGGACAAGGAATTGTTGGATACCTGGTCGATCCCGTCCGGGGTGCCCGGCGAATTGCTTCATGGTCAAGGATCCCATTGCCTTGCTCTCCTGGAACTCTCCGAGGACCTCGAGTGGGACTACCTTTGGTACGTCCACCACAACGTCTCCTTTTTAGGGAATTGGTCCGAATTCTTCGCGAGCTTTGGGGATTCGAAGGCCGATTTCATTGCCCCGTGGGTACGCAGTCGCCAGAGCGAGCCGAATTGGTACTGGTGGGAATCCTTCAAGACCCCGCCGGGTGGAAACATGCTCCCGGAGGAGTCCCAATTTGCAGCTCTTTCTACCATCTTCAGGATAAGCCGGAAGGCTTTGGAGGAGGTGAGAGCCGCGATCGCCTCTGGCTGGCGAGGGCACTGCGAGGCGGTTTTCCCGACCGCCGTTGCCGAAGCGGGCCTTGTTGTCGAGGACATGGGGAGCTACGGCAGCCACACGCCGGACTCGCGGAGGGGACTCTATTACAGCAAGACGACCTTCAATGCAGAGGCAGTCCGCGGACACACGACGGGATTTCTTCATTATCCGGTCCATTTTCCCGTGATGCCTCCGTCTCCGCAGCGATTCCGCCCCGCGACCAAAGACATCCCGAAGATCCTCTACTTCTCCCCGATCGGCCCAGCGGCACCTGGCCTTCTGCACGACACCGTCGCACGCTTCCGGCAGGTGTCCGCGGAGATCCGCCTGGTGGAGTATCAATCACCTGGTATCGCCTATCCGGATGGATGCTCGGTTGCCTACGACAAGGGCCAGAAATGGGAACTGGTGAGGCGTCACCTGGATCCCGAGACCATCAAGGAGTTCGACTATGTCTTCGTCTGGGATGACGACATCGGGATCGCCAATTTCGACGTCTTGCGGTTTGTGAAGATCATGGAATCGAACCGGCTGGCGATGGCGCAGCCCTCGTTGGTTTCGCCCCATCCGATCTGCCATGATATCACGCGCCAGCAGCAGTGTCCCCCGGCCTTGGGGTCCCTCAATCGCGTGGGACGACTCACCAATTTCGTTGAGATCATGGTGCCGGTGTTCACCCGGGAAAGTTGGGCGGAGTTCTATTCCTACCTGACCCCCGCAGCCCGGCTGGGCTGGGGATTCGACTCTCTCCTGCTGGGTAGAAAGGGGATCGTTGACTGCATGCATGTGGTTCACACGCGCCCCTGCAGCCAATATGGCTCCGGAGCGACTATCGAAATGAGGGAGTTTCTGAATTCCCAAGCTCTTTTCGAGTGTAGCCACCAGAATCTCGGGCATCTTCTGGAAGAGCCGATCGCTGCTTCATGA
- a CDS encoding LamG domain-containing protein, with the protein MIFDRTIMIAMGGLLALPAAKADLAANLSAYYDFEQTGASGLANKAPGATGHDAIRGGTAQPDWATGENPTGPGFAGKAEYLGTTGTSDRSLMIVGKALNLDDERNEYVEIPLGTAQLGTSFSIATWHALTPGSSNTSGRYHVFEASNGFDISWGTSSTSFTTPQSQYSYLAYVGEGAGFGPSPLPSTVWNHVVHSFSSDGSTTTLRLYVNGEFVSSRTAATSSMDFPSILLGRHRTTVAQDREWDGMLDEVAVWNRALTANDAKELFLRGAEGFGVLGNLSAANKGFISVSPSSEAGGTVSGTELYDFGEVANIDAAPAPGYLFASWSGPFAGKPASFTHSVTGSVESIASFIADTADDDHDGLTNYQELAIYFTVPDDADTDDDGINDGDEVHGSLTDPLISQQAAVQYVLANLCNGGIQPGDLVLARNTVNSTLSFRLKVSGSTTLGAWSPIVPSAPGLSGSATDGEFHLSIPGTTDTKHLFRFEAVTP; encoded by the coding sequence ATGATTTTTGACCGAACCATCATGATCGCCATGGGCGGGCTCCTCGCGCTTCCCGCGGCAAAAGCGGATCTTGCTGCCAATCTTTCCGCCTACTACGACTTCGAACAGACCGGTGCATCAGGCCTGGCGAACAAGGCACCCGGCGCAACAGGCCACGACGCGATCCGCGGCGGCACAGCCCAGCCCGATTGGGCCACCGGCGAGAATCCGACCGGCCCGGGATTCGCCGGCAAGGCCGAATACCTCGGCACCACTGGCACCAGCGACCGTTCGCTGATGATCGTAGGAAAGGCGCTGAATCTCGACGACGAACGTAACGAATACGTCGAGATCCCGCTTGGCACCGCCCAGCTCGGCACCTCCTTCTCGATCGCCACCTGGCACGCATTGACGCCGGGAAGTTCGAATACCAGCGGCCGCTACCATGTCTTCGAAGCCAGCAATGGCTTCGACATCTCATGGGGAACATCGTCCACATCGTTCACCACCCCGCAGAGCCAATACAGCTACCTGGCCTACGTCGGCGAAGGTGCCGGCTTCGGTCCCTCGCCACTGCCATCCACCGTGTGGAATCATGTCGTCCACTCTTTCTCCTCCGATGGCAGCACCACGACCCTCCGGCTTTATGTAAATGGAGAATTCGTCTCCAGCCGTACCGCAGCAACCTCGTCGATGGACTTTCCTTCGATCCTGCTCGGCCGTCATCGCACTACGGTCGCCCAAGACCGCGAGTGGGACGGGATGCTGGATGAGGTAGCAGTCTGGAATCGCGCCCTGACTGCCAATGATGCGAAGGAACTCTTCCTCCGTGGTGCGGAAGGCTTCGGTGTCCTCGGAAACCTCTCTGCAGCGAACAAGGGCTTCATCTCCGTGAGTCCATCCTCGGAAGCGGGCGGCACGGTGAGTGGCACCGAGCTCTACGACTTCGGCGAGGTGGCAAACATCGATGCAGCTCCAGCCCCCGGTTATCTCTTCGCCAGCTGGAGTGGCCCCTTTGCCGGGAAGCCGGCCTCCTTCACCCACAGCGTGACGGGATCCGTTGAATCCATCGCCAGCTTTATCGCGGACACAGCGGATGATGACCACGATGGCCTGACAAACTACCAGGAGCTGGCGATCTATTTCACCGTCCCGGACGACGCAGACACCGATGACGACGGAATCAATGACGGGGACGAGGTCCATGGCTCCCTGACCGATCCCCTGATCAGCCAACAGGCCGCGGTCCAATATGTCCTCGCGAATCTCTGCAACGGCGGCATCCAGCCCGGTGACCTCGTCTTGGCGCGAAACACCGTGAACAGCACCCTCAGCTTCCGGCTGAAGGTGTCCGGCTCGACCACCCTTGGTGCTTGGTCTCCGATTGTTCCCTCGGCTCCCGGACTCTCGGGATCTGCCACGGACGGCGAGTTCCACCTCAGTATCCCTGGGACCACCGACACCAAGCACCTCTTCCGGTTCGAAGCGGTCACTCCCTGA
- a CDS encoding LamG domain-containing protein has translation MLVLPLAGSLSAPAAVTDNLVAYWTFEGSATNSTPASGGSAYDGVLSGNAVVTGTPKVGTGALLLDGTGDYLDVASTVDVNQPWSVSAWFRSVVAPTGRGMIFESSGSYAISYGIREGTPATHTNFQAYTDLATGTDPFVDSQVPDASTAETWHHILLTFTPATPIDAGTVIGYLDGTAIYTLNVPAGTTLTPANGFHIGTYRSANDRWFTGSIDEVAMWNRTLSIAEASEVFSRGNQGESLVTTKLNIALSANPATQGSVTGNGVYNPGQEVPITATPNPGYIFLSWSGDFTGQPTSFTYTANAGATAVASFGEDTSDSDGDGLSNYEEIVIHLTNPNNPDTDGDRIPDGAEANITFTSPTASDAALVSFVDQNLCTNEHAGAIALNAPRIERNPASGVVSLFLGLSGSPDQGAWQPVNLNSPSVTITPVTDGWDITIPAPSNTVNSYVLLGRKP, from the coding sequence ATGCTTGTCCTCCCTCTTGCGGGGAGCCTTTCCGCACCGGCCGCGGTAACGGATAATCTCGTCGCCTACTGGACCTTCGAAGGGAGTGCGACCAACAGCACGCCTGCCAGCGGAGGCTCTGCCTACGACGGGGTCTTGTCCGGAAATGCTGTGGTCACTGGTACCCCGAAAGTCGGCACCGGTGCCCTGTTGCTGGATGGCACTGGCGATTATCTCGATGTGGCTTCGACGGTGGACGTGAACCAGCCTTGGAGCGTCTCCGCATGGTTCCGCTCCGTTGTGGCCCCCACGGGCCGCGGGATGATTTTCGAGAGTTCTGGAAGCTACGCGATCTCCTACGGCATCCGTGAAGGCACTCCGGCGACCCATACCAACTTCCAAGCCTACACCGATCTCGCCACCGGTACCGATCCCTTCGTCGATTCCCAAGTTCCCGATGCCAGCACTGCGGAAACCTGGCATCATATCCTGCTCACCTTTACCCCTGCGACGCCGATAGATGCAGGCACCGTCATCGGCTATCTGGATGGCACTGCAATCTACACGCTAAATGTCCCGGCCGGGACCACCCTCACACCCGCGAATGGCTTTCACATCGGAACTTATCGCAGCGCCAATGACCGCTGGTTCACTGGCTCCATTGACGAGGTGGCGATGTGGAACCGCACCTTGAGCATCGCCGAGGCCAGCGAGGTTTTTTCGCGCGGCAATCAGGGCGAGTCGCTGGTGACAACCAAACTTAACATCGCACTAAGCGCGAACCCCGCCACCCAGGGCAGCGTCACCGGCAACGGCGTTTACAATCCCGGCCAAGAAGTCCCGATCACCGCCACGCCAAATCCCGGCTACATCTTCCTTTCATGGAGCGGGGATTTCACCGGCCAACCGACCTCCTTCACCTACACCGCCAATGCAGGTGCCACAGCCGTCGCCAGTTTCGGTGAGGACACCTCTGATTCCGATGGCGATGGACTAAGCAACTACGAAGAGATCGTCATCCATCTCACCAATCCTAACAACCCCGACACGGATGGAGACCGCATCCCCGATGGTGCGGAAGCGAACATCACCTTCACCAGCCCGACCGCCAGCGACGCAGCGCTGGTCTCCTTCGTAGATCAGAACCTCTGCACGAACGAGCACGCGGGTGCCATCGCTCTCAATGCCCCCCGCATCGAACGCAATCCCGCCAGCGGTGTGGTGAGCCTCTTCCTGGGACTAAGCGGTTCCCCGGATCAAGGCGCATGGCAGCCAGTTAATCTCAACAGCCCTTCCGTCACGATCACACCGGTGACCGATGGCTGGGATATCACCATCCCCGCTCCTTCGAACACGGTGAACAGCTACGTCCTTCTCGGTCGCAAACCCTGA
- a CDS encoding cupin domain-containing protein: MNLVELASRIKAARMSKGYTLDRVAEISGLGKGLLSKVENFRVTPSLPTLAKLCEALGMSMSELFEGLDDKPKLSIVRANERKEIERDRDQSDISYHALAHGRPDRNMDPFVLDVPAGGGRREAMPHEGEEFLIVLRGSVSFEYNGETHLLKEGDAAYFDAEVDHRVFNPGAKDARILCVFLGRPM; the protein is encoded by the coding sequence ATGAACTTGGTCGAACTGGCATCACGGATCAAAGCCGCACGGATGTCGAAAGGCTACACGCTGGATCGCGTGGCGGAAATTTCCGGCTTGGGGAAAGGTCTTCTTTCGAAGGTCGAAAACTTCCGGGTCACCCCCTCGCTGCCAACCTTGGCCAAGCTCTGCGAAGCGCTCGGCATGAGCATGTCCGAGCTCTTCGAAGGACTCGACGACAAACCCAAGCTCAGCATCGTTCGCGCCAACGAGCGCAAGGAGATCGAACGTGATCGGGACCAGTCGGACATCAGCTATCACGCCTTGGCCCACGGACGCCCGGACCGGAACATGGATCCCTTCGTCCTTGATGTTCCCGCAGGCGGAGGACGCCGCGAGGCAATGCCCCACGAAGGCGAGGAGTTCCTGATCGTCCTTAGGGGGAGCGTATCCTTCGAATACAATGGCGAGACCCATCTGCTGAAAGAAGGCGATGCCGCCTATTTCGATGCAGAGGTCGACCACCGCGTCTTCAATCCCGGTGCAAAAGACGCGAGAATCCTCTGCGTTTTCCTCGGCCGCCCCATGTAA
- a CDS encoding putative nucleotide-diphospho-sugar transferase, translated as MPYTWIPSWSGKESRQAKTRLFEYTPFDLTLFVDTDTVFGEAIDMEELLGDADLAMGLDADPQLGRGARVFLKYPGFTSAAEVDETLNLCGETFPFFNSGVMVWRQTEKTRAFFERWHLEWCKYRRADQLALARALCSTNIRVKALDKRFNFPVLSKDLVYDKAIYHLIFKERIAKEVGLWRPEFDGLMDAALSKILSNGVRAENHYLHIGQTIYNDPGSSTLVVCPAGDEAFWSYCADGNCVFVTEGGGSAGGDGNESHQYDFKSKVGEWLSTVEVPAGIDRSFDYVIISGPKGFNSDCPGREIPVAWASKLAKKGVFVFDYNRQWERQVCDRYLGAPHYVVPPVGRGDAELAVFHRGN; from the coding sequence GTGCCCTACACTTGGATTCCAAGCTGGAGCGGCAAGGAGTCCCGTCAGGCCAAAACACGCTTGTTTGAATATACTCCGTTCGATTTGACGCTCTTTGTCGATACGGACACCGTCTTTGGAGAGGCCATCGACATGGAGGAATTGCTTGGGGATGCCGACCTTGCGATGGGTCTCGACGCCGATCCTCAATTGGGCCGCGGTGCCAGGGTTTTCCTGAAGTATCCGGGATTCACGTCGGCGGCGGAGGTTGACGAGACCTTGAATCTTTGCGGCGAAACCTTTCCGTTTTTCAACAGTGGCGTGATGGTGTGGCGCCAAACGGAGAAAACCCGGGCCTTCTTCGAGAGATGGCACTTGGAGTGGTGCAAATACCGGCGAGCGGACCAGCTCGCCCTGGCTCGCGCGTTATGTAGTACCAACATACGAGTCAAGGCGCTCGATAAGCGTTTCAATTTCCCTGTGCTGTCCAAGGATCTAGTTTATGATAAGGCGATTTATCATTTGATCTTCAAGGAGAGGATTGCAAAGGAGGTTGGACTGTGGCGGCCCGAGTTTGACGGGCTGATGGACGCCGCTCTAAGCAAGATCCTGAGCAACGGCGTCCGGGCGGAGAATCACTATCTCCATATCGGCCAGACGATTTATAACGATCCGGGTTCATCGACCCTGGTCGTGTGCCCTGCGGGCGACGAGGCTTTCTGGAGCTACTGTGCTGACGGGAATTGCGTGTTCGTGACGGAAGGTGGCGGTTCGGCAGGTGGAGATGGCAATGAAAGCCACCAGTACGATTTCAAATCCAAGGTCGGCGAATGGCTGAGCACGGTTGAAGTTCCGGCGGGAATAGACAGGTCATTTGATTATGTGATCATCAGCGGGCCGAAAGGATTCAATTCAGACTGCCCGGGGAGAGAGATCCCGGTTGCCTGGGCTTCGAAGCTGGCAAAGAAGGGAGTCTTTGTGTTCGATTACAACAGGCAGTGGGAGCGACAGGTTTGCGATCGATACTTGGGTGCTCCTCACTATGTCGTCCCTCCAGTCGGGAGGGGAGATGCTGAACTTGCCGTATTCCACAGAGGCAATTGA